A genomic segment from Dietzia psychralcaliphila encodes:
- a CDS encoding SDR family oxidoreductase has product MSLRFPPQLDVAERPALVTGASSGIGRASAEALAALGHPVVVGARRADRLDDLVSRIREAGGHATARPVDVTSAESVAEFVAAAGEAYGPPEVLVSSAGTLKMARVWEMDPDDFASQIDIHLLAVQRLLHAVVPGMVRRRRGDVVLIGSDVAYTARPRSGAYVAAKAGLETMAHQARKELEGTGIRLGVVRPGPVMTEMGTEFDPETAESVINDWVKHGFGRHPRMCKPADLARGVAAMVSMPRGAQITELEIQPEAPIEEDYS; this is encoded by the coding sequence ATGAGTCTCAGATTCCCGCCGCAGCTGGACGTGGCCGAACGTCCGGCACTCGTCACGGGCGCCTCCTCGGGGATCGGACGGGCCTCCGCGGAGGCGCTGGCCGCGCTCGGCCACCCCGTCGTCGTGGGTGCTCGTCGGGCCGACCGCCTCGACGACCTGGTCAGCCGGATCCGGGAGGCCGGGGGACATGCCACCGCTCGACCCGTCGATGTGACCAGCGCGGAGTCCGTCGCCGAGTTCGTGGCCGCCGCCGGGGAGGCCTACGGCCCACCCGAGGTGCTGGTCTCCAGCGCCGGCACGCTGAAGATGGCCCGCGTGTGGGAGATGGACCCCGACGACTTCGCCTCGCAGATCGACATCCACCTGCTCGCCGTGCAGCGGTTGCTCCACGCCGTGGTCCCCGGGATGGTCCGGCGCCGCCGGGGTGACGTGGTCCTGATCGGCTCCGACGTCGCCTACACCGCCCGTCCCCGCTCCGGCGCGTACGTGGCGGCCAAGGCCGGTCTGGAGACCATGGCCCACCAGGCCCGCAAGGAACTCGAGGGCACGGGGATCCGCCTCGGCGTGGTCCGCCCCGGCCCGGTGATGACCGAGATGGGTACCGAGTTCGACCCGGAGACCGCGGAATCGGTCATCAACGACTGGGTCAAGCACGGCTTCGGTCGCCACCCGCGCATGTGTAAACCGGCCGACCTCGCCCGGGGGGTCGCCGCCATGGTGTCGATGCCCCGCGGCGCCCAGATCACCGAGCTGGAGATCCAGCCGGAGGCCCCTATCGAGGAGGACTACTCGTGA